The Nitrospirales bacterium genome includes a window with the following:
- the metH gene encoding methionine synthase gives MSELEELLQKRIVVMDGAMGTMIQKHTLGEKDFRGERFSDHSCDVKGNNDLLSITQPTIIQSIHQDYMDAGADIIETNTFNANVISMADYKMESLAYELNVAGARVACEARNAIMEKDPNRSRFVAGAMGPTNRTASMSPDVNDPAFRAVTFEQLERAYHEQVRGLIDGGVDLLLVETIFDTLNAKAALFAIDRYCQEQQRTVPIMISVTITDQSGRTLSGQMIEAFWNSVSHAHVLSVGINCALGAKQMRPYIEELSRIAPVYISCYPNAGLPNAFGGFDETPERMGADLRDFASQGWLNIVGGCCGSTPDHIKAIAQAVSDFPPHQKHPKVPITRLSGLEAISIRPEANFINIGERTNVTGSPKFAKLILSGDFEAALSVARQQVEGGAQIIDVNMDEGMLDSEKAMVHFLNLIASEPDICRVPIMIDSSKWSVIEAGLRCVQGKGVVNSISLKEGEDTFKEQARIVRRYGAAVVVMAFDEVGQADTMERKVEICTRAYKILTKDVGFPPEDIIFDPNILTVATGIEEHNNYAMNFIEATRQIKATLPYCKVSGGVSNISFSFRGNNIVREAMHTAFLYHAIKAGLDMAIVNAGQLGVYEEIPKDLLELVEDVLFNRREDATERLVAFAETVKQGGKTIVKDEAWRKGTVEERLSHALVKGIVEYIDVDVEEARQQYDKPLLIIEGPLMDGMNIVGDLFGAGKMFLPQVVKSARVMKKAVAYLLPFMEKEKQETGGHAQGKVLMATVKGDVHDIGKNIVGVVLGCNNYEVLDLGVMVSCDKILQTARDENVDMIGLSGLITPSLDEMVHNAKEMNREGMNIPLLIGGATTSKAHTAVKIAPGYNEPVVHVLDASLAVNVVRQLLSPDAKSAFVEKVRQQQAAIREAHRNKKTTKTLVPIQEARKRRVAIEWETSEIARPHFLGTRVLDDMPLNDLLPVIDWTPFFQAWELKGRYPKILSDATVGSKAQELYNDAQTLLQEIIEKRLLKAKGIYGFFPANSMEDDIDVYTDESRAHILTTFHTLRQQMEKPQGDKNYALSDFVAPKSTGVADYIGGFAITAGIGIEALCERFEKDHDDYNSIMAKALADRLAEAFAEWLHREVRMEWGYGLEEDLSNEQLIREEYQGIRPAPGYPASPDHTEKKILFDLLEAEKHTGIKLTETYAMYPAASVSGLYFSHPQAKYFGVGKIDRDQVEDYAARKSMKLDEVERWLSPNLCYDPE, from the coding sequence ATGTCGGAATTAGAAGAGTTACTGCAAAAAAGAATCGTGGTCATGGATGGTGCGATGGGTACCATGATCCAGAAGCATACATTAGGTGAAAAAGATTTTCGTGGGGAAAGGTTTTCGGACCATTCGTGTGATGTCAAGGGCAATAATGATCTCTTGTCGATCACGCAGCCGACTATCATCCAATCGATCCATCAGGATTACATGGATGCGGGAGCCGATATTATTGAAACGAATACCTTTAACGCGAACGTCATTTCCATGGCAGATTACAAGATGGAATCTTTGGCATACGAACTGAACGTCGCGGGAGCCAGAGTTGCCTGTGAGGCCAGGAACGCCATTATGGAAAAAGACCCCAATCGCTCACGATTTGTGGCGGGGGCCATGGGGCCAACCAATCGTACAGCCTCAATGTCTCCGGACGTCAACGACCCGGCTTTTCGTGCTGTGACGTTTGAACAATTGGAACGGGCATACCATGAGCAAGTGCGAGGACTGATAGATGGGGGGGTGGACTTGTTGCTGGTGGAAACGATTTTTGACACGTTGAATGCCAAAGCGGCTCTGTTCGCTATTGACCGATACTGTCAGGAGCAACAGCGAACCGTGCCCATCATGATCTCAGTCACGATCACCGATCAGAGTGGACGAACATTGTCCGGGCAAATGATCGAGGCCTTCTGGAACTCGGTGTCACATGCCCATGTTCTCAGTGTCGGCATCAACTGTGCCTTAGGGGCGAAGCAGATGCGGCCCTACATTGAGGAGTTATCCCGTATTGCACCTGTCTATATCAGTTGTTACCCAAACGCTGGGTTGCCGAATGCCTTTGGCGGGTTTGATGAGACTCCTGAGCGTATGGGGGCTGACTTGCGGGATTTTGCCAGTCAAGGATGGTTGAATATCGTTGGAGGGTGTTGCGGAAGCACTCCCGATCACATCAAGGCTATCGCTCAGGCCGTGTCGGATTTTCCGCCGCACCAGAAACACCCCAAGGTGCCAATCACCAGACTCAGCGGGTTGGAGGCCATTTCCATTCGTCCTGAAGCCAATTTTATCAATATTGGAGAACGGACGAATGTCACAGGATCTCCAAAGTTTGCCAAGCTTATCCTCAGTGGAGACTTTGAAGCAGCCTTGTCTGTGGCACGTCAACAAGTGGAGGGAGGGGCGCAGATCATTGACGTCAACATGGATGAAGGAATGCTGGACTCAGAGAAAGCGATGGTGCATTTCTTGAATCTTATCGCCTCCGAGCCCGATATTTGCCGTGTGCCGATCATGATTGATAGTTCCAAGTGGTCGGTGATCGAAGCCGGGTTGCGATGTGTTCAAGGAAAAGGAGTAGTGAATTCCATTAGCCTCAAAGAAGGCGAAGACACGTTCAAAGAACAAGCTAGAATTGTCAGACGCTATGGTGCCGCTGTCGTCGTGATGGCATTTGATGAGGTTGGACAGGCCGATACGATGGAACGCAAGGTCGAAATCTGTACACGTGCGTACAAGATTCTGACGAAAGATGTCGGTTTTCCACCGGAAGACATTATTTTCGATCCGAACATTTTAACGGTGGCCACCGGTATCGAAGAGCACAACAATTACGCGATGAACTTTATCGAAGCTACGCGTCAGATAAAAGCCACGTTGCCTTACTGCAAGGTCAGCGGGGGAGTCAGTAATATTTCTTTCTCATTCCGTGGTAACAATATCGTACGGGAAGCCATGCACACGGCCTTTCTCTATCACGCCATCAAAGCCGGTCTGGACATGGCGATCGTCAATGCGGGGCAATTGGGGGTCTACGAGGAAATCCCCAAAGATTTGTTGGAGTTAGTCGAGGATGTCTTGTTCAATCGACGTGAAGATGCGACGGAACGTTTGGTGGCTTTTGCGGAAACGGTCAAGCAGGGCGGGAAGACGATCGTCAAGGATGAAGCCTGGCGGAAAGGAACGGTGGAAGAGCGTCTTTCGCATGCCCTGGTCAAAGGTATCGTCGAATATATTGACGTCGATGTGGAGGAGGCGCGCCAGCAGTATGACAAACCGCTGCTCATTATTGAAGGTCCTCTCATGGATGGCATGAATATCGTCGGAGATCTATTTGGGGCAGGCAAAATGTTTCTTCCTCAAGTTGTCAAGAGTGCGCGGGTGATGAAAAAAGCTGTGGCGTATTTGTTGCCGTTCATGGAAAAAGAAAAACAAGAAACGGGTGGCCATGCCCAAGGGAAAGTGCTGATGGCCACCGTTAAAGGAGATGTTCATGACATTGGGAAAAATATCGTGGGCGTGGTCCTGGGTTGTAATAACTACGAAGTGCTCGATTTGGGTGTCATGGTATCCTGCGACAAAATTTTGCAAACCGCTCGCGATGAAAATGTTGACATGATTGGCCTCAGCGGATTGATCACTCCTTCACTCGATGAAATGGTTCACAATGCGAAAGAAATGAATCGCGAAGGCATGAATATTCCCTTGTTAATCGGGGGAGCCACGACGAGTAAAGCGCACACAGCGGTCAAGATTGCGCCCGGGTATAACGAACCTGTCGTGCATGTACTTGACGCATCATTAGCCGTAAATGTCGTTCGACAATTACTGAGTCCGGATGCCAAGAGCGCATTCGTCGAAAAGGTCAGACAGCAGCAGGCTGCGATTCGTGAAGCTCACCGGAACAAGAAGACGACGAAAACGTTGGTGCCGATCCAGGAAGCGCGAAAACGACGAGTGGCGATCGAATGGGAAACATCAGAGATCGCAAGACCACACTTTCTCGGGACTCGCGTACTTGACGATATGCCCTTGAATGATTTGTTGCCAGTCATCGATTGGACGCCTTTTTTTCAAGCATGGGAACTGAAAGGCCGGTATCCAAAAATTTTGTCCGACGCAACTGTTGGGAGTAAGGCTCAGGAACTCTACAACGATGCTCAAACCCTGTTGCAGGAAATCATCGAAAAAAGATTGCTGAAGGCAAAAGGTATCTATGGCTTCTTCCCGGCCAACAGTATGGAAGATGATATAGACGTTTACACAGATGAGTCGCGAGCCCACATTCTCACGACGTTTCATACCCTTCGTCAGCAGATGGAGAAACCTCAGGGCGACAAGAACTATGCACTGTCCGACTTTGTCGCGCCGAAATCAACTGGGGTGGCAGATTATATCGGTGGGTTTGCGATCACGGCAGGAATCGGGATTGAAGCACTCTGTGAACGATTCGAAAAGGATCATGATGATTACAATTCCATCATGGCCAAAGCTCTGGCCGATCGTCTAGCCGAAGCTTTCGCCGAATGGCTTCACCGTGAGGTGAGAATGGAGTGGGGGTATGGTCTAGAAGAAGATCTCTCGAATGAACAGTTGATTCGTGAGGAATACCAAGGCATTCGCCCAGCCCCGGGTTATCCTGCCAGCCCCGATCACACGGAAAAGAAAATCTTGTTTGACTTGTTGGAAGCCGAAAAGCATACGGGCATCAAGCTTACCGAAACATACGCCATGTACCCAGCTGCGTCGGTCAGTGGCCTGTATTTTTCACATCCCCAAGCCAAATATTTCGGTGTTGGAAAAATCGATAGAGATCAAGTTGAAGACTATGCTGCGAGGAAAAGCATGAAGCTCGACGAAGTGGAGCGGTGGTTATCACCGAATTTATGCTATGACCCCGAGTAA
- a CDS encoding PAS domain S-box protein — MNSLTTLSKDQYRLLVEQIPAITYTARIEWGKIAFNYVSPQLETVLGFHPSEWINNPNLFLKHIHPDDRERVGNEHRERLESHEPVQMEYRILSNDGRMVWIRDVASIVREADGVSVNLVGVFHDVTEKKRLEDELSRWDEETRALTTHHPDIIARLDGQGRVLYLNRWLDFCHPMNPESYLGKTLEELEMPDALSNAWSKACARVRFEETPSLLEFSCFLNNDQKIFESRFIPEFGRTGRVKTVLIITRDLTQKKSAECALRESEERFRQLAESITDVFWLVDARTEKFLYVSPAYEKSWGACSLQLLENSRAWLSTIHPEDRTKIEKTFFEKVVNGTLDIEYRVLHHDGNVRWIHNRAFPITNDAGEIFRVAGMAEDITIRKQFEEERLRMSKLDSLGLLAGGLAHDFNNLLTAILGQLSLAKFFIASDNPLFQRLNEAELASMRAQDLTQQLLTFAKGGTPIRKPASLSQIVEENTHFVLTGSNIKSELHIVKELWTVDVDVGQISQVIQNLVINAMQAMPSGGTLTVFGQNLTVTEEERAGHCQVSSGNWVKVSFIDQGIGIPKMHLSKIFDPYFTTKASGHGLGLATSYSIIKNHGGDLTVDSEVGIGTTFTVLLPASIESRVISPRRDAPIQQGQGTILVMDDEAPIRKVLCEMLEVCGYGYQTAKNSHETLELFCEAKKNGTPFDAVILDLTIPGEMGGRIVIQKLLEIDPSVKAIVVSGYSNDPVLSNFKEYGFQGRIPKPFRLNEVSDAIQQVLNK; from the coding sequence ATGAATAGCCTTACGACATTATCGAAGGATCAATATCGTCTGCTCGTCGAGCAAATTCCCGCTATCACCTACACCGCCCGCATAGAATGGGGAAAAATTGCATTCAACTATGTGAGCCCTCAATTGGAGACGGTCTTGGGTTTCCATCCATCAGAATGGATTAACAATCCAAATCTTTTTCTGAAACATATTCATCCGGATGATCGAGAACGAGTAGGGAATGAACATCGAGAGAGACTTGAGTCTCATGAACCAGTGCAAATGGAGTATCGAATACTCTCAAATGACGGAAGGATGGTATGGATTCGTGATGTGGCCAGCATTGTACGAGAGGCAGATGGAGTCTCAGTAAATCTTGTTGGGGTTTTTCACGATGTGACGGAAAAGAAACGTCTTGAGGATGAACTATCTCGTTGGGATGAGGAAACCCGTGCGCTGACTACACACCACCCAGATATCATTGCCCGTCTTGATGGGCAAGGGCGAGTGTTATACCTCAATCGTTGGCTTGATTTTTGTCACCCAATGAATCCTGAGTCGTACCTCGGGAAAACTTTAGAAGAGTTAGAAATGCCTGACGCGCTCTCGAACGCATGGTCGAAAGCGTGCGCGCGAGTTCGGTTTGAGGAAACGCCTTCTTTGCTTGAATTTTCGTGCTTTTTGAACAATGATCAAAAAATCTTTGAATCGCGCTTCATACCGGAATTCGGCAGAACGGGCAGAGTAAAAACCGTCCTGATTATCACGAGAGACCTTACCCAAAAAAAATCTGCAGAATGTGCTCTTCGGGAAAGTGAAGAACGTTTTCGGCAGCTTGCCGAATCCATTACCGATGTGTTTTGGCTAGTCGATGCCAGGACCGAAAAATTTCTTTATGTCAGTCCTGCCTACGAAAAATCCTGGGGGGCTTGTTCCCTTCAATTATTGGAAAATTCTCGTGCCTGGCTCAGTACAATTCATCCTGAAGATCGAACCAAAATCGAAAAAACGTTTTTTGAGAAGGTTGTGAATGGAACCCTCGATATTGAATATCGTGTTCTTCATCATGACGGGAATGTACGATGGATCCATAATCGTGCATTCCCCATAACCAATGATGCAGGGGAAATTTTTCGCGTCGCGGGAATGGCTGAAGATATCACGATCCGAAAACAATTTGAAGAAGAGCGTTTACGAATGAGTAAACTGGATTCATTGGGGTTACTCGCGGGTGGACTGGCCCATGACTTCAATAATTTACTTACCGCCATTTTAGGCCAATTGTCATTGGCGAAGTTCTTTATCGCCTCGGATAATCCGTTGTTTCAGCGTCTCAATGAAGCCGAGCTGGCTTCGATGCGAGCTCAAGACCTTACGCAACAATTATTAACCTTTGCAAAAGGTGGAACGCCGATTCGCAAGCCTGCCTCCTTGAGTCAAATCGTTGAAGAAAATACGCATTTTGTCCTTACGGGATCGAATATCAAGTCAGAATTACACATCGTCAAAGAACTCTGGACTGTGGATGTCGATGTCGGGCAAATCAGCCAGGTCATTCAAAATTTAGTGATCAATGCCATGCAGGCCATGCCTAGTGGTGGAACGTTAACGGTATTCGGTCAAAATCTGACTGTGACGGAGGAAGAGCGTGCTGGCCATTGCCAAGTTTCATCGGGAAACTGGGTCAAAGTTTCTTTTATTGATCAGGGTATCGGGATTCCCAAGATGCATCTCAGCAAAATTTTCGATCCCTATTTCACGACCAAAGCTTCAGGCCATGGTCTTGGGTTGGCGACTTCGTATTCAATCATCAAAAATCACGGAGGAGATCTCACTGTAGATTCTGAAGTGGGAATCGGAACGACTTTTACGGTATTGTTGCCCGCCTCGATTGAGAGCCGTGTGATCTCACCCAGACGAGACGCCCCCATTCAACAAGGGCAGGGGACTATCCTTGTCATGGATGATGAGGCACCAATTCGAAAAGTCCTTTGCGAGATGCTCGAGGTGTGTGGCTATGGTTATCAAACTGCCAAAAATAGCCATGAAACACTCGAATTGTTCTGTGAGGCGAAGAAGAATGGGACCCCCTTTGATGCCGTGATACTTGACTTGACGATCCCTGGAGAAATGGGTGGCCGTATCGTGATTCAAAAACTCCTTGAGATCGATCCTTCGGTCAAGGCGATCGTTGTCAGCGGATATTCAAATGACCCTGTTCTTTCAAACTTCAAAGAGTATGGTTTTCAAGGGAGAATTCCCAAACCATTTCGATTAAATGAGGTCAGTGATGCTATTCAACAAGTCTTGAATAAGTAA
- a CDS encoding DCC1-like thiol-disulfide oxidoreductase family protein has protein sequence MADLKGHSWRRYPRLILFDGVCTFCIASVDFVIRHDPERKFQFGALQSEVGQQILMTHHFSIHDFETFLYLEHGQVYTKSTAALKVLKELQGIKALWYVGKLIPRSIRDFIYRFIVRRRYQWMGKLEACRTPPEADRSRFV, from the coding sequence ATGGCAGACCTCAAAGGGCACTCATGGAGGCGTTATCCAAGACTGATCTTATTCGATGGAGTATGTACGTTCTGCATTGCTTCTGTCGATTTTGTCATCCGCCATGACCCTGAGCGAAAATTTCAATTCGGAGCCTTACAGTCAGAGGTTGGTCAGCAGATTTTAATGACCCATCATTTCAGTATCCATGATTTTGAAACCTTCTTGTATCTTGAGCACGGGCAGGTCTATACCAAATCGACGGCTGCTTTAAAGGTTCTAAAAGAGTTACAGGGCATAAAAGCTTTGTGGTATGTCGGAAAACTCATCCCACGATCTATTAGAGATTTCATCTATCGATTCATTGTCCGTCGAAGATATCAATGGATGGGAAAGCTTGAAGCATGCAGAACTCCTCCTGAGGCCGATCGGTCTCGATTCGTCTAG
- a CDS encoding iron-containing redox enzyme family protein, which produces MRTLSPDQFREKLFDVLRRKRHWADSYFNGNTITMEHLHRLYHQEYVVYIRDFAVLLARILGKNPPWEVRRRLATTIYEEETGGLSFHQPHQELFLQMMIGLGFDRSGFRDVTLLSSSRTYREWLDHLCQEDDWLVGATVLTVFVEGTSMDPEDVMYPKGPKSSAEIEDIIMKHPLVQYQGVSPKYMDYIRVQQIVEPVNRRAIYDMIIHHAIEADQQQSVLQQMEETLQQWSRYQDGIARACGLRQ; this is translated from the coding sequence ATGCGCACTCTTTCCCCTGATCAGTTTCGTGAGAAGTTGTTCGATGTGCTTCGTCGAAAACGACATTGGGCCGATTCGTATTTTAATGGGAATACCATCACGATGGAACATCTTCACCGATTATACCATCAAGAATATGTTGTCTACATTCGCGATTTTGCCGTGTTACTCGCACGTATCCTTGGGAAGAATCCCCCTTGGGAAGTTCGACGACGACTCGCGACAACAATCTACGAAGAAGAAACAGGGGGGTTATCCTTCCATCAGCCACATCAAGAGCTCTTTCTCCAAATGATGATCGGACTAGGGTTTGACCGATCGGGCTTCCGCGATGTCACACTTCTTTCCAGTAGCCGTACGTACCGAGAGTGGCTTGATCATCTTTGTCAAGAAGATGACTGGCTTGTGGGCGCTACTGTACTTACCGTATTTGTCGAAGGCACGTCGATGGATCCTGAAGACGTGATGTACCCGAAGGGGCCAAAATCATCGGCAGAAATTGAAGACATCATCATGAAACATCCGTTGGTCCAATATCAAGGGGTGTCTCCCAAGTACATGGATTATATCCGCGTCCAACAGATTGTGGAACCAGTGAATCGGCGTGCGATCTATGACATGATCATTCATCACGCTATCGAAGCCGATCAACAACAATCTGTCTTGCAGCAGATGGAAGAAACACTCCAACAATGGTCACGATATCAGGATGGGATTGCTCGGGCCTGTGGCCTTCGTCAATAA
- a CDS encoding A/G-specific adenine glycosylase — MRQSKKKVRSSGASSRPKILDDRIKRKFQSHLLKWYHKYGRDLPWRRTNDPYKILVSEVMLQQTQVDRVIPKYHEFLEKYPTVADLAAAKPQQVRETWYPLGYNVRPYRLHSIACETVERYGGEIPNDHEQLLSLKGIGRYTAGAVRSFAFQEDAPILDTNVMRVLYRVFVGEGDPKNHKTQLWAISEASIPKGKGYDFNQALMDFGAMVCTARKPYCLLCPMQKFCKAFPFKPS, encoded by the coding sequence ATGCGGCAATCGAAGAAAAAGGTGAGATCTTCAGGAGCCTCTTCTCGTCCCAAAATTCTTGATGATAGGATAAAGCGAAAATTTCAGTCACATTTACTGAAATGGTACCACAAATATGGTCGTGACCTTCCTTGGCGCAGAACCAACGATCCATATAAAATTCTCGTGTCAGAAGTGATGCTTCAACAGACCCAAGTTGATCGGGTCATACCCAAGTATCATGAATTTTTGGAAAAATATCCAACCGTGGCCGACCTTGCCGCTGCAAAACCGCAACAGGTGCGAGAAACATGGTACCCATTGGGGTACAATGTCCGACCCTATCGTTTACATAGCATTGCCTGTGAAACTGTCGAGCGGTACGGTGGGGAAATTCCCAATGATCATGAGCAATTGCTATCGTTAAAAGGAATCGGTCGATATACTGCGGGTGCCGTACGTTCATTCGCTTTTCAAGAAGATGCTCCGATTCTGGATACCAATGTCATGCGAGTCTTATATCGAGTGTTTGTCGGAGAGGGAGATCCAAAGAATCATAAGACTCAATTGTGGGCCATCTCAGAAGCGTCTATTCCGAAAGGGAAAGGCTATGATTTTAATCAAGCGTTAATGGATTTTGGAGCTATGGTCTGTACCGCAAGGAAGCCATACTGTTTATTATGTCCGATGCAGAAATTTTGCAAAGCCTTTCCTTTTAAGCCGTCCTAA
- a CDS encoding class I SAM-dependent methyltransferase, whose product MQRFSAITEASNSDDTQLSRCGERILESTIRDIKRLVQKGGPTPQEYTSLNQAMDKLVLCRKSGVLSQQQFTKILHAFGNALSIETIQGFVFQKPHGYAGDFEVIERIYNYWTAPDPNLKNWDRFFHSHKAPQAVRNRVSYFLEQIWKMKNQFQMEARVLNVGSGPGRDLYETLKVIGPSNIVFDCIDQDRQAIQYAETLCKDFSDTVNFLHKNVLRFNPTEKYDLIWSAGLFDYFSDALFKRVIKRLLPGLKKNGKLVIGNFSDDNPTQGYMELFDWILIHRSKRKLLELAEACGVSPKNVWIEQEAEGVNLFLHILKT is encoded by the coding sequence ATGCAAAGATTTTCTGCAATCACTGAAGCCTCAAACTCTGATGACACGCAGTTATCCCGATGCGGCGAAAGGATTTTAGAATCAACGATCCGAGACATTAAACGATTGGTTCAAAAAGGAGGACCGACGCCCCAAGAATATACCTCACTGAATCAAGCAATGGATAAATTAGTGTTATGCAGAAAGTCAGGCGTCCTTTCCCAGCAGCAGTTCACGAAAATTCTGCATGCCTTTGGGAATGCTTTATCGATTGAAACCATACAAGGATTCGTGTTTCAAAAGCCCCATGGCTATGCAGGTGATTTTGAGGTGATCGAGCGGATTTACAACTACTGGACAGCACCCGATCCGAATCTTAAAAACTGGGATCGATTCTTTCATTCTCACAAGGCGCCTCAAGCTGTCAGGAACCGTGTCTCATATTTTCTGGAACAAATTTGGAAAATGAAGAATCAGTTCCAAATGGAGGCGCGAGTCTTAAATGTGGGTAGTGGACCAGGACGAGATTTGTATGAAACGTTGAAAGTTATTGGTCCCTCCAATATTGTATTTGACTGCATTGACCAGGACCGTCAAGCGATCCAATATGCTGAGACACTCTGCAAAGACTTTTCAGACACGGTCAACTTCCTCCACAAAAACGTCCTTCGGTTCAATCCAACTGAAAAGTACGATCTTATCTGGTCCGCAGGATTATTTGACTATTTCAGTGATGCCCTGTTTAAGCGTGTGATTAAGCGCCTTCTACCAGGCTTGAAGAAAAACGGAAAACTGGTGATCGGGAATTTTTCAGATGACAATCCCACTCAAGGGTACATGGAACTCTTTGATTGGATCTTGATTCATCGTAGCAAGCGAAAATTGCTCGAGTTGGCGGAAGCCTGTGGTGTCAGTCCAAAGAATGTTTGGATCGAACAGGAGGCAGAAGGCGTAAACCTCTTTTTACATATTCTTAAGACGTGA
- a CDS encoding acyloxyacyl hydrolase, producing the protein MSKLDKPAEAYAQTAPLDGRKAIRPHELSFSTSSDADSQDISRRASNPVTDSFEASAHHAYERSNKVLEFNEDVPKGVTRTSSHGVARIKESSNDSIRRGMGPDKELIESDVIVSPRSIEIDQDGSENDLVAMEPEQPFVDAESSMTRESEIAHEPIFSDSHKKINESSKNSWLGLPLEVIGIQGGFNAKYVAIPPTEKEDFQHIALFGAIGFPKRYNYDSGWEIRFRMNGSMGVLRGAGELGFIATIVPGIVFWYPKWNISINGGPGVAFVSREKYGEQDLGGPIQIVGQGGLTYYVTDHIGLGWRFHHISDAGIWGSDNRGVDVNLFELTYKF; encoded by the coding sequence ATGTCGAAACTTGATAAGCCAGCGGAAGCCTATGCTCAAACTGCTCCGCTCGATGGACGGAAGGCTATCAGGCCACATGAACTATCGTTCTCGACAAGCTCGGATGCTGATAGTCAGGATATTTCGCGCAGGGCGAGCAACCCTGTCACGGATTCCTTCGAAGCATCGGCCCATCATGCCTATGAACGGTCAAACAAAGTGTTGGAATTTAACGAAGATGTGCCAAAGGGTGTGACGAGGACTTCATCGCACGGTGTTGCCAGAATCAAAGAATCGTCAAACGATTCAATCCGTAGAGGTATGGGACCAGACAAGGAGCTCATTGAGAGCGATGTGATAGTCTCGCCACGATCTATCGAAATAGATCAAGACGGTTCTGAGAATGATCTGGTTGCAATGGAGCCCGAACAGCCATTCGTCGATGCCGAATCATCTATGACAAGAGAAAGTGAGATAGCGCATGAGCCCATATTCTCGGATTCACATAAGAAAATAAACGAGTCAAGCAAGAACAGTTGGTTAGGCCTTCCACTCGAAGTCATTGGCATTCAGGGAGGATTTAACGCGAAATATGTGGCCATTCCTCCGACGGAAAAGGAGGATTTTCAACATATCGCGCTTTTCGGGGCTATAGGATTTCCAAAACGGTACAATTATGACTCTGGGTGGGAAATTCGGTTTCGCATGAATGGGTCAATGGGTGTCTTGAGAGGTGCCGGTGAGTTGGGGTTTATCGCAACCATTGTTCCAGGGATCGTGTTTTGGTATCCTAAATGGAATATCAGTATCAATGGCGGACCGGGAGTTGCCTTTGTGAGTCGGGAAAAGTACGGTGAGCAAGATTTAGGAGGCCCGATTCAAATCGTCGGTCAGGGTGGCCTCACGTATTATGTGACGGATCACATTGGATTGGGCTGGCGCTTCCATCATATTTCAGATGCGGGGATCTGGGGATCTGATAACCGAGGTGTCGACGTCAATCTTTTTGAGTTGACGTATAAATTTTAA
- the mutT gene encoding 8-oxo-dGTP diphosphatase MutT: MEGNPHIQVGVAIIRRNNRFLLSRRNPSVHMGGLWEFPGGKCQAGESLEACVVREVFEELDIHLEQLHFVMRCSYEYPEKSVELSVFECMSFCGTPKAVDCFTFDWVKKEDLKAYQFPPANAPILRHLLERSLSS; encoded by the coding sequence ATGGAGGGGAATCCTCACATACAAGTTGGAGTCGCGATCATCAGGCGAAATAATCGCTTTCTTCTTTCTCGCCGAAACCCTTCAGTTCACATGGGCGGATTGTGGGAGTTTCCAGGAGGGAAATGTCAGGCCGGAGAATCATTGGAAGCATGCGTCGTTCGCGAGGTCTTTGAAGAATTAGATATTCACTTGGAACAACTGCATTTTGTCATGCGCTGTTCGTATGAGTATCCTGAAAAATCCGTAGAGCTCTCCGTCTTTGAATGCATGTCATTTTGTGGAACGCCTAAGGCCGTGGATTGCTTTACGTTTGATTGGGTCAAAAAAGAAGACCTCAAGGCTTACCAATTTCCCCCTGCCAATGCACCTATTCTACGTCACCTGCTCGAGAGGAGCCTCTCTTCATGA